A single Muntiacus reevesi chromosome 9, mMunRee1.1, whole genome shotgun sequence DNA region contains:
- the FHIP1B gene encoding FHF complex subunit HOOK-interacting protein 1B isoform X1, with protein sequence MERMNWLSRLASRGPGHRVPQGASLQTPVMADPETCLMVFKNHWSQVVRILERQGPRAAPGGADDLSAVRNHTYQMLTLLAEDRTVSSVPTAPGPLLEFALREDLLTRVLTWQLQWDELGDGVEERRAEQLKLFEMLVSEARQPLLRHGPVREALLILLDACGHPVPSSPALDEGLVLLLSQLCVCLAREPSLLEFFLQPPSEPGAAPRLLLFSRLVPFVHREGSLGQQARDALLLLMALSAGSPTVGRYIADHSYFCPVLATGLSALYSSLPRKIEVPGDDWHCLRREDWLGVPALALFMSSLEFCNAVIQVAHPLVQKQLVDYIHNGFLVPVMGPALHKTSVEEMIASTAYLELFLRSISEPALLRTFLRFLLLHRHDTHTILDTLVARIGSNSRLCMVSLSLFRTLLNLSCEDVLLQLVLRYLVPCNHVMLSQKPAVRDVDLYGRAADKFLSLIPRCCRHRASSPPRPEHASWARGGPSREAGRREDTTGPGSPSVDSSSVVTVPRPSTPSRLALFLRQQSLGGSESPAPAPRSPGLATSPASSPGRRPSPVEEPGELEDNYLEYLREARRGVDRCVQACRTWSAPYDGERPPPEPSPVGSRTKKRSLLPEEGRDNAGEGEEEELGSGVLAGGARGSLGHLPPPQLNGLPGPWPEGAKKVRRVPKEGAGEPLEDTSEGMAGLEGFGQELRELEVALSNGGAGSEPPLEPSLPLEEEEAYESFTCPPEPPGPFLSSPLRTLNQLPSQPFTGPFMAVLFAKLENMLQNSVYVNFLLTGLVAQLACHPQPLLRSFLLNTNMVFQPSVKSLLQVLGSVKNKIESFAASQEDFPALLSKAKKYLIARGKLDWTEGPAAGPAPRRSDSLVKSRRPSLGELLLRHAHSPTRARQAAQMVLQPGRDGGAGLGLGGGSPGASTPVLPPRGGAPERQGEALRVKNAVYCAVIFPEFLKELAAISQAHAVTSPFLLDTSEEGSGPPVSGFGPLNP encoded by the exons ATGGAGAGGATGAACTGGCTGAGCAGACTGGCCTCCCGGGGCCCTGGGCACCGTGTACCACAAGGGGCCAGTCTGCAGACCCCTGTCATGGCTGACCCTGAGACTTGCCTCATGGTCTTTAAGAATCACTGGTCCCAG GTGGTGCGAATCCTGGAGCGGCAAGGCCCTCGGGCAGCTCCTGGGGGTGCTGATGATCTCAGTGCTGTGCGCAACCACACTTACCAGATGCTGACACTCCTGGCAGAGGATCGCACAGTGTCATCCGTCCCCACAGCTCCTGGGCCCCTGCTTGAGTTTGCTCTGCGTGAGGATCTGCTAACCCGTGTGTTGACATGGCAGCTTCAATGGGATGAGCTTGGGGATGGGGTTGAGGAACGGCGGGCTGAGCAACTGAAACTCTTTGAAATGCTAGTGAGCGAAGCTCGCCAGCCCCTGTTGCGGCATGGTCCAGTTCGTGAGGCTCTACTGATTTTGCTGGATGCCTGTGGCCACCCTGTGCCCAGTAGCCCAGCACTGGATGAAGGCCTGGTGCTACTTCTTAGCCAGCTGTGCGTGTGTCTGGCCCGGGAGCCTTCATTGCTCGAGTTCTTCCTGCAGCCACCTTCTGAACCTGGAGCTGCTCCCcgtcttctcctcttttctcgcCTTGTCCCTTTTGTCCATCGAGAGGGCAGCCTGGGCCAGCAGGCCCGTGACGCCCTGCTGCTGCTCATGGCTCTGTCAGCCGGAAGTCCCACCGTGGGCCGCTACATCGCAGACCACTCATACTTCTGCCCG GTGCTGGCCACAGGGCTGAGTGCCCTGTACTCATCACTGCCCCGAAAGATTGAAGTTCCAGGGGATGATTGGCACTGCCTGCGACGGGAGGACTGGCTCGGAGTGCCAGCCCTTGCGCTCTTCATGAGTTCCCTAGAGTTCTGCAATGCCGTCATTCAG GTAGCTCATCCTCTGGTGCAAAAGCAGCTGGTTGATTATATCCATAATGGGTTCCTGGTGCCAGTCATGGGCCCTGCCCTGCACAAG ACCTCTGTGGAGGAGATGATCGCCAGTACCGCCTATCTGGAACTTTTCCTACGGAGTATTTCAGAGCCTGCCTTGCTCCGTACCTTCCTGCGATTCCTGCTGTTACACCGGCATGACACCCACACCATCCTTGACACCCTTGTTGCCCGTATTGGCAGCAACTCCCGG ctctgCATGGTGTCTTTGAGTCTCTTCAGGACCCTTCTGAACCTCAGCTGTGAGGATGTCCTGCTGCAGCTGGTTCTCAG GTATCTTGTCCCGTGTAACCATGTGATGCTGAGCCAGAAGCCGGCTGTGCGTGATGTGGACCTATATGGACGAGCCGCAGACAAGTTTCTCTCCCTAATCCCACGCTGTTGTCGGCACCGTGCCTCCAGCCCACCTCGTCCAGAGCATGCCTCATGGGCACGAGGTGGGCCTagcagagaggcagggagaagggaggacaCAACGG GCCCTGGAAGCCCAAGTGTTGACTCCTCTTCTGTGGTGACGGTACCCCGGCCCTCCACACCATCTCGTCTAGCCCTCTTCCTGCGACAGCAGAGCCTGGGTGGCTCCgagtccccagccccagcccctcgcTCACCAGGGCTTGCCAcgtccccagcctccagccctGGCCGCCGGCCCAGCCctgtggaggagcctggtgagctggaaGACAATTACCTGGAGTACCTGCGTGAGGCGCGTCGTGGTGTGGACCGCTGTGTCCAGGCCTGCCGTACCTGGTCTGCCCCCTATGACGGCGAGCGGCCCCCTCCTGAGCCCAGTCCTGTTGGCTCCCGGACTAAGAAGCGCAGCCTACTGCCCGAGGAGGGCAGGGACAAtgcgggggaaggggaggaggaagagctggggagtggggtgctggctgggggtgcACGGGGAAGCCTTGgccacctgccccctccccagctcaATGGGCTGCCAGGACCGTGGCCTGAGGGGGCCAAGAAGGTTCGTCGGGTGCCAAAGGAGGGAGCTGGGGAACCGCTTGAGGACACCTCTGAGGGCATGGCAGGACTAGAGGGCTTTGGGCAGGAGCTTCGGGAGCTTGAGGTGGCATTGAGCAATGGGGGTGCTGGCTCTGAGCCCCCTCTAGAGCCTTCACTACCTcttgaggaggaggaggcctACGAGAGCTTCACCTGTCCCCCTGAGCCCCCTGGCCCCTTCCTCAGCAGCCCTTTGCGGACTCTCAACCAGCTGCCAAGCCAGCCCTTCACTG GCCCGTTCATGGCTGTGCTCTTTGCCAAACTCGAGAATATGCTGCAGAACTCCGTCTATGTCAACTTCCTGCTGACGGGGCTGGTGGCCCAGCTGGCCtgtcacccccagcccctgctccgCTCTTTCCTGCTCAACACCAACATGGTCTTCCAGCCCAGTGTCAAGTCCCTGCTGCAG GTGCTGGGCTCTGTGAAGAATAAGATTGAGAGCTTTGCAGCCTCCCAGGAGGACTTCCCAGCACTGCTATCCAAAGCCAAGAAGTACCTCATTGCCCGTGGCAAGTTGGACTGGACCGAGGGCCCTGCAGCAGGACCTGCCCCCCGCCGATCTGATTCTCTAG TGAAGAGCCGGAGGCCGTCCTTGGGGGAGCTACTCCTGCGGCATGCACACAGTCCAACCAGGGCTCGGCAGGCGGCACAGATGGTTCTCCAGCCTGGGAGAGACGGTGGCGCAGGACTTGGCCTAGGTGGGGGCTCCCCTGGGGCTTCGACACCAGTCCTACCCCCCCGGGGTGGGGCCCCTGAGCGCCAAGGTGAGGCTCTGCGAGTCAAGAATGCTGTCTACTGTGCAGTCATTTTCCCTGAGTTTCTCAAGGAGTTGGCTGCCATCTCCCAGGCGCACGCTGTCACCTCACCTTTCTTGTTGGATACTTCCGAGGAGGGGTCTGGCCCTCCTGTCTCAGGCTTCGGGCCCCTCAATCCTTAA
- the FHIP1B gene encoding FHF complex subunit HOOK-interacting protein 1B isoform X3, whose protein sequence is MERMNWLSRLASRGPGHRVPQGASLQTPVMADPETCLMVFKNHWSQVVRILERQGPRAAPGGADDLSAVRNHTYQMLTLLAEDRTVSSVPTAPGPLLEFALREDLLTRVLTWQLQWDELGDGVEERRAEQLKLFEMLVSEARQPLLRHGPVREALLILLDACGHPVPSSPALDEGLVLLLSQLCVCLAREPSLLEFFLQPPSEPGAAPRLLLFSRLVPFVHREGSLGQQARDALLLLMALSAGSPTVGRYIADHSYFCPVLATGLSALYSSLPRKIEVPGDDWHCLRREDWLGVPALALFMSSLEFCNAVIQVAHPLVQKQLVDYIHNGFLVPVMGPALHKTSVEEMIASTAYLELFLRSISEPALLRTFLRFLLLHRHDTHTILDTLVARIGSNSRLCMVSLSLFRTLLNLSCEDVLLQLVLRYLVPCNHVMLSQKPAVRDVDLYGRAADKFLSLIPRCCRHRASSPPRPEHASWARGGPSREAGRREDTTGPGSPSVDSSSVVTVPRPSTPSRLALFLRQQSLGGSESPAPAPRSPGLATSPASSPGRRPSPVEEPGELEDNYLEYLREARRGVDRCVQACRTWSAPYDGERPPPEPSPVGSRTKKRSLLPEEGRDNAGEGEEEELGSGVLAGGARGSLGHLPPPQLNGLPGPWPEGAKKVRRVPKEGAGEPLEDTSEGMAGLEGFGQELRELEVALSNGGAGSEPPLEPSLPLEEEEAYESFTCPPEPPGPFLSSPLRTLNQLPSQPFTGPFMAVLFAKLENMLQNSVYVNFLLTGLVAQLACHPQPLLRSFLLNTNMVFQPSVKSLLQVCDACVHGCWAL, encoded by the exons ATGGAGAGGATGAACTGGCTGAGCAGACTGGCCTCCCGGGGCCCTGGGCACCGTGTACCACAAGGGGCCAGTCTGCAGACCCCTGTCATGGCTGACCCTGAGACTTGCCTCATGGTCTTTAAGAATCACTGGTCCCAG GTGGTGCGAATCCTGGAGCGGCAAGGCCCTCGGGCAGCTCCTGGGGGTGCTGATGATCTCAGTGCTGTGCGCAACCACACTTACCAGATGCTGACACTCCTGGCAGAGGATCGCACAGTGTCATCCGTCCCCACAGCTCCTGGGCCCCTGCTTGAGTTTGCTCTGCGTGAGGATCTGCTAACCCGTGTGTTGACATGGCAGCTTCAATGGGATGAGCTTGGGGATGGGGTTGAGGAACGGCGGGCTGAGCAACTGAAACTCTTTGAAATGCTAGTGAGCGAAGCTCGCCAGCCCCTGTTGCGGCATGGTCCAGTTCGTGAGGCTCTACTGATTTTGCTGGATGCCTGTGGCCACCCTGTGCCCAGTAGCCCAGCACTGGATGAAGGCCTGGTGCTACTTCTTAGCCAGCTGTGCGTGTGTCTGGCCCGGGAGCCTTCATTGCTCGAGTTCTTCCTGCAGCCACCTTCTGAACCTGGAGCTGCTCCCcgtcttctcctcttttctcgcCTTGTCCCTTTTGTCCATCGAGAGGGCAGCCTGGGCCAGCAGGCCCGTGACGCCCTGCTGCTGCTCATGGCTCTGTCAGCCGGAAGTCCCACCGTGGGCCGCTACATCGCAGACCACTCATACTTCTGCCCG GTGCTGGCCACAGGGCTGAGTGCCCTGTACTCATCACTGCCCCGAAAGATTGAAGTTCCAGGGGATGATTGGCACTGCCTGCGACGGGAGGACTGGCTCGGAGTGCCAGCCCTTGCGCTCTTCATGAGTTCCCTAGAGTTCTGCAATGCCGTCATTCAG GTAGCTCATCCTCTGGTGCAAAAGCAGCTGGTTGATTATATCCATAATGGGTTCCTGGTGCCAGTCATGGGCCCTGCCCTGCACAAG ACCTCTGTGGAGGAGATGATCGCCAGTACCGCCTATCTGGAACTTTTCCTACGGAGTATTTCAGAGCCTGCCTTGCTCCGTACCTTCCTGCGATTCCTGCTGTTACACCGGCATGACACCCACACCATCCTTGACACCCTTGTTGCCCGTATTGGCAGCAACTCCCGG ctctgCATGGTGTCTTTGAGTCTCTTCAGGACCCTTCTGAACCTCAGCTGTGAGGATGTCCTGCTGCAGCTGGTTCTCAG GTATCTTGTCCCGTGTAACCATGTGATGCTGAGCCAGAAGCCGGCTGTGCGTGATGTGGACCTATATGGACGAGCCGCAGACAAGTTTCTCTCCCTAATCCCACGCTGTTGTCGGCACCGTGCCTCCAGCCCACCTCGTCCAGAGCATGCCTCATGGGCACGAGGTGGGCCTagcagagaggcagggagaagggaggacaCAACGG GCCCTGGAAGCCCAAGTGTTGACTCCTCTTCTGTGGTGACGGTACCCCGGCCCTCCACACCATCTCGTCTAGCCCTCTTCCTGCGACAGCAGAGCCTGGGTGGCTCCgagtccccagccccagcccctcgcTCACCAGGGCTTGCCAcgtccccagcctccagccctGGCCGCCGGCCCAGCCctgtggaggagcctggtgagctggaaGACAATTACCTGGAGTACCTGCGTGAGGCGCGTCGTGGTGTGGACCGCTGTGTCCAGGCCTGCCGTACCTGGTCTGCCCCCTATGACGGCGAGCGGCCCCCTCCTGAGCCCAGTCCTGTTGGCTCCCGGACTAAGAAGCGCAGCCTACTGCCCGAGGAGGGCAGGGACAAtgcgggggaaggggaggaggaagagctggggagtggggtgctggctgggggtgcACGGGGAAGCCTTGgccacctgccccctccccagctcaATGGGCTGCCAGGACCGTGGCCTGAGGGGGCCAAGAAGGTTCGTCGGGTGCCAAAGGAGGGAGCTGGGGAACCGCTTGAGGACACCTCTGAGGGCATGGCAGGACTAGAGGGCTTTGGGCAGGAGCTTCGGGAGCTTGAGGTGGCATTGAGCAATGGGGGTGCTGGCTCTGAGCCCCCTCTAGAGCCTTCACTACCTcttgaggaggaggaggcctACGAGAGCTTCACCTGTCCCCCTGAGCCCCCTGGCCCCTTCCTCAGCAGCCCTTTGCGGACTCTCAACCAGCTGCCAAGCCAGCCCTTCACTG GCCCGTTCATGGCTGTGCTCTTTGCCAAACTCGAGAATATGCTGCAGAACTCCGTCTATGTCAACTTCCTGCTGACGGGGCTGGTGGCCCAGCTGGCCtgtcacccccagcccctgctccgCTCTTTCCTGCTCAACACCAACATGGTCTTCCAGCCCAGTGTCAAGTCCCTGCTGCAGGTGTGCGATGCATGCGTGCATGG GTGCTGGGCTCTGTGA
- the OR52W1 gene encoding olfactory receptor 52W1 — MTEAPQPNSTFSRPTFFIMTGIPGLGGAQAWLTLVFGPMYLLSLLGNGALLAVVQTDSTLHQPMFLLLATLAATDLSLATSIAPGLLAVLWLGSRPVPYAACLVQMFFVHALTAVESGVLLAMACDRAVAVGRPLHYPILVTKARVGYAALALALKAVVIVVPFPLLVARFEHFQAQTIDHAYCAHMAVVELVVGNTRANNLYGLVLSLAVSGIDILGITGSYGLIAHAVLRLPTREARAKAFGTCSSHICVILAFYVPGLFSYLTHRFGRHTVPKPVHVLLSNTYLLLPPALNPLIYGVRTKQIRDRLLEIFTFKKSQF, encoded by the coding sequence ATGACAGAAGCTCCACAACCCAACTCTACCTTCTCACGCCCAACCTTCTTCATAATGACTGGCATCCCAGGGCTAGGAGGTGCGCAGGCCTGGCTGACACTGGTCTTTGGGCCCATGTATCTGCTTTCCCTGCTGGGGAATGGAGCACTGCTGGCAGTGGTGCAGACAGACTCCACATTGCATCAGCCCATGTTTCTGCTCCTGGCCACCCTGGCAGCCACAGATCTGAGCTTAGCCACATCGATAGCTCCAGGGCTACTGGCTGTGCTGTGGCTCGGGTCCCGGCCTGTGCCATACGCTGCCTGCCTGGTGCAGATGTTCTTTGTTCACGCACTGACAGCTGTGGAATCCGGTGTACTGTTGGCCATGGCCTGTGACCGCGCTGTGGCAGTCGGGCGTCCATTGCACTACCCCATCCTAGTCACCAAAGCCCGTGTGGGGTATGCAGCTCTGGCACTGGCACTAAAAGCTGTGGTTATTGTTGTGCCTTTCCCTCTGCTGGTTGCACGGTTTGAGCACTTCCAGGCCCAGACCATAGACCATGCCTACTGTGCACACATGGCAGTGGTGGAGCTGGTGGTGGGTAACACACGAGCCAACAACCTGTACGGGCTGGTGCTGTCATTGGCTGTGTCGGGTATAGATATTCTAGGCATCACGGGCTCCTATGGGCTCATTGCCCATGCGGTGCTGCGGCTGCCCACCCGGGAAGCCCGCGCCAAGGCCTTTGGTACCTGCAGTTCCCACATCTGTGTCATTCTAGCCTTCTATGTGCCTGGTCTCTTCTCCTACCTCACACACCGCTTTGGTCGTCACACCGTCCCCAAGCCTGTGCACGTCCTTCTCTCTAACACCTATTTGTTGCTGCCACCTGCCCTTAACCCTCTCATCTATGGGGTCCGCACCAAGCAGATTAGGGACCGGCTCCTGGAAATCTTCACATTCAAGAAAAGCCAGTTCTAA
- the C9H11orf42 gene encoding uncharacterized protein C11orf42 homolog, which yields MLVGTPHLLTLDEADATWTLIKDKVIEERFGPNVVAVPFLSDAACYDLLGVLVKQSRPAHSRLALPGRQGRRALQPVGLLPNLLEQTGSEGAFAHCTREYSPNSRAEITYEEMRLLDGQPCRIRLHMGDLRKKMAFLLLPPGQVSLQQSLPWLRSTHSIYIIYQVFSCSWLQLGLLPTAREPQLLRLQRSLPIAFSCLKFSLQPKGVLGPQKPLIKDPLPQGASWARPNLSIMPPSAPTSASDDIPEAADVPPPVPAPPTPPPQEGPEGRPTRFSYKGQNPFRRGPQMLSENWLFSPRSPPPGAQGGGPGDPDRHSMSLPLLQGLSSEFDSDE from the exons ATGTTGGTTGGTACCCCCCACCTGCTGACACTGGATGAAGCTGATGCCACCTGGACTCTCATCAAAGATAAG GTTATCGAGGAGCGCTTTGGGCCCAATGTAGTGGCAGTACCTTTTCTGTCTGATGCAGCCTGCTATGATCTACTGGGTGTTCTAGTGAAACAGTCCCGCCCAGCCCACAGCCGCCTGGCTCTGCCAGGTCGGCAGGGCCGGAGGGCACTACAACCAGTGGGGCTGCTACCAAACCTCTTGGAACAGACAGGCTCTGAGGGTGCCTTCGCCCACTGCACTCGAGAATACTCACCAAACAGCCGAGCAGAGATAACCTATGAAGAAATGCGACTGCTGGATGGGCAGCCCTGCCGGATCCGCTTACACATGGGGGATCTACGCAAGAAGATGGCCTTTCTGCTGCTGCCACCAGGGCAGGTGAGCCTACAGCAGTCTCTTCCCTGGCTCCGAAGCACCCACAGCATCTACATCATCTACCAAGTCTTCTCCTGCTCCTGGCTACAGTTGGGGCTGTTGCCGACAGCTCGTGAGCCCCAGCTGCTCCGGTTACAACGATCACTGCCTATTGCCTTCTCCTGCCTCAAGTTTTCACTGCAACCCAAGGGAGTGCTGGGACCACAGAAGCCCCTGATCAAAGACCCACTGCCCCAAGGGGCCAGCTGGGCCAGACCCAACCTCAGCATCATGCCACCATCAGCCCCTACATCAGCCTCTGATGACATCCCCGAAGCTGCTGATGTGCCCCCACCTGTCCCAGCCCCACCTACGCCACCTCCCCAAGAAGGGCCAGAGGGCAGACCAACCAGATTCTCCTACAAGGGTCAAAACCCCTTCCGAAGGGGGCCCCAGATGCTGTCAG AGAACTGGCTCTTCAGCCCCCGCAGCCCCCCACCAGGAGCCCAGGGTGGGGGCCCCGGGGACCCCGACCGGCACTCCATGTCCCTGCCCCTGCTGCAGGGTCTATCCTCGGAGTTCGACAGCGACGAATGA
- the FHIP1B gene encoding FHF complex subunit HOOK-interacting protein 1B isoform X2, translated as MERMNWLSRLASRGPGHRVPQGASLQTPVMADPETCLMVFKNHWSQVVRILERQGPRAAPGGADDLSAVRNHTYQMLTLLAEDRTVSSVPTAPGPLLEFALREDLLTRVLTWQLQWDELGDGVEERRAEQLKLFEMLVSEARQPLLRHGPVREALLILLDACGHPVPSSPALDEGLVLLLSQLCVCLAREPSLLEFFLQPPSEPGAAPRLLLFSRLVPFVHREGSLGQQARDALLLLMALSAGSPTVGRYIADHSYFCPVLATGLSALYSSLPRKIEVPGDDWHCLRREDWLGVPALALFMSSLEFCNAVIQVAHPLVQKQLVDYIHNGFLVPVMGPALHKTSVEEMIASTAYLELFLRSISEPALLRTFLRFLLLHRHDTHTILDTLVARIGSNSRLCMVSLSLFRTLLNLSCEDVLLQLVLRYLVPCNHVMLSQKPAVRDVDLYGRAADKFLSLIPRCCRHRASSPPRPEHASWARGPGSPSVDSSSVVTVPRPSTPSRLALFLRQQSLGGSESPAPAPRSPGLATSPASSPGRRPSPVEEPGELEDNYLEYLREARRGVDRCVQACRTWSAPYDGERPPPEPSPVGSRTKKRSLLPEEGRDNAGEGEEEELGSGVLAGGARGSLGHLPPPQLNGLPGPWPEGAKKVRRVPKEGAGEPLEDTSEGMAGLEGFGQELRELEVALSNGGAGSEPPLEPSLPLEEEEAYESFTCPPEPPGPFLSSPLRTLNQLPSQPFTGPFMAVLFAKLENMLQNSVYVNFLLTGLVAQLACHPQPLLRSFLLNTNMVFQPSVKSLLQVLGSVKNKIESFAASQEDFPALLSKAKKYLIARGKLDWTEGPAAGPAPRRSDSLVKSRRPSLGELLLRHAHSPTRARQAAQMVLQPGRDGGAGLGLGGGSPGASTPVLPPRGGAPERQGEALRVKNAVYCAVIFPEFLKELAAISQAHAVTSPFLLDTSEEGSGPPVSGFGPLNP; from the exons ATGGAGAGGATGAACTGGCTGAGCAGACTGGCCTCCCGGGGCCCTGGGCACCGTGTACCACAAGGGGCCAGTCTGCAGACCCCTGTCATGGCTGACCCTGAGACTTGCCTCATGGTCTTTAAGAATCACTGGTCCCAG GTGGTGCGAATCCTGGAGCGGCAAGGCCCTCGGGCAGCTCCTGGGGGTGCTGATGATCTCAGTGCTGTGCGCAACCACACTTACCAGATGCTGACACTCCTGGCAGAGGATCGCACAGTGTCATCCGTCCCCACAGCTCCTGGGCCCCTGCTTGAGTTTGCTCTGCGTGAGGATCTGCTAACCCGTGTGTTGACATGGCAGCTTCAATGGGATGAGCTTGGGGATGGGGTTGAGGAACGGCGGGCTGAGCAACTGAAACTCTTTGAAATGCTAGTGAGCGAAGCTCGCCAGCCCCTGTTGCGGCATGGTCCAGTTCGTGAGGCTCTACTGATTTTGCTGGATGCCTGTGGCCACCCTGTGCCCAGTAGCCCAGCACTGGATGAAGGCCTGGTGCTACTTCTTAGCCAGCTGTGCGTGTGTCTGGCCCGGGAGCCTTCATTGCTCGAGTTCTTCCTGCAGCCACCTTCTGAACCTGGAGCTGCTCCCcgtcttctcctcttttctcgcCTTGTCCCTTTTGTCCATCGAGAGGGCAGCCTGGGCCAGCAGGCCCGTGACGCCCTGCTGCTGCTCATGGCTCTGTCAGCCGGAAGTCCCACCGTGGGCCGCTACATCGCAGACCACTCATACTTCTGCCCG GTGCTGGCCACAGGGCTGAGTGCCCTGTACTCATCACTGCCCCGAAAGATTGAAGTTCCAGGGGATGATTGGCACTGCCTGCGACGGGAGGACTGGCTCGGAGTGCCAGCCCTTGCGCTCTTCATGAGTTCCCTAGAGTTCTGCAATGCCGTCATTCAG GTAGCTCATCCTCTGGTGCAAAAGCAGCTGGTTGATTATATCCATAATGGGTTCCTGGTGCCAGTCATGGGCCCTGCCCTGCACAAG ACCTCTGTGGAGGAGATGATCGCCAGTACCGCCTATCTGGAACTTTTCCTACGGAGTATTTCAGAGCCTGCCTTGCTCCGTACCTTCCTGCGATTCCTGCTGTTACACCGGCATGACACCCACACCATCCTTGACACCCTTGTTGCCCGTATTGGCAGCAACTCCCGG ctctgCATGGTGTCTTTGAGTCTCTTCAGGACCCTTCTGAACCTCAGCTGTGAGGATGTCCTGCTGCAGCTGGTTCTCAG GTATCTTGTCCCGTGTAACCATGTGATGCTGAGCCAGAAGCCGGCTGTGCGTGATGTGGACCTATATGGACGAGCCGCAGACAAGTTTCTCTCCCTAATCCCACGCTGTTGTCGGCACCGTGCCTCCAGCCCACCTCGTCCAGAGCATGCCTCATGGGCACGAG GCCCTGGAAGCCCAAGTGTTGACTCCTCTTCTGTGGTGACGGTACCCCGGCCCTCCACACCATCTCGTCTAGCCCTCTTCCTGCGACAGCAGAGCCTGGGTGGCTCCgagtccccagccccagcccctcgcTCACCAGGGCTTGCCAcgtccccagcctccagccctGGCCGCCGGCCCAGCCctgtggaggagcctggtgagctggaaGACAATTACCTGGAGTACCTGCGTGAGGCGCGTCGTGGTGTGGACCGCTGTGTCCAGGCCTGCCGTACCTGGTCTGCCCCCTATGACGGCGAGCGGCCCCCTCCTGAGCCCAGTCCTGTTGGCTCCCGGACTAAGAAGCGCAGCCTACTGCCCGAGGAGGGCAGGGACAAtgcgggggaaggggaggaggaagagctggggagtggggtgctggctgggggtgcACGGGGAAGCCTTGgccacctgccccctccccagctcaATGGGCTGCCAGGACCGTGGCCTGAGGGGGCCAAGAAGGTTCGTCGGGTGCCAAAGGAGGGAGCTGGGGAACCGCTTGAGGACACCTCTGAGGGCATGGCAGGACTAGAGGGCTTTGGGCAGGAGCTTCGGGAGCTTGAGGTGGCATTGAGCAATGGGGGTGCTGGCTCTGAGCCCCCTCTAGAGCCTTCACTACCTcttgaggaggaggaggcctACGAGAGCTTCACCTGTCCCCCTGAGCCCCCTGGCCCCTTCCTCAGCAGCCCTTTGCGGACTCTCAACCAGCTGCCAAGCCAGCCCTTCACTG GCCCGTTCATGGCTGTGCTCTTTGCCAAACTCGAGAATATGCTGCAGAACTCCGTCTATGTCAACTTCCTGCTGACGGGGCTGGTGGCCCAGCTGGCCtgtcacccccagcccctgctccgCTCTTTCCTGCTCAACACCAACATGGTCTTCCAGCCCAGTGTCAAGTCCCTGCTGCAG GTGCTGGGCTCTGTGAAGAATAAGATTGAGAGCTTTGCAGCCTCCCAGGAGGACTTCCCAGCACTGCTATCCAAAGCCAAGAAGTACCTCATTGCCCGTGGCAAGTTGGACTGGACCGAGGGCCCTGCAGCAGGACCTGCCCCCCGCCGATCTGATTCTCTAG TGAAGAGCCGGAGGCCGTCCTTGGGGGAGCTACTCCTGCGGCATGCACACAGTCCAACCAGGGCTCGGCAGGCGGCACAGATGGTTCTCCAGCCTGGGAGAGACGGTGGCGCAGGACTTGGCCTAGGTGGGGGCTCCCCTGGGGCTTCGACACCAGTCCTACCCCCCCGGGGTGGGGCCCCTGAGCGCCAAGGTGAGGCTCTGCGAGTCAAGAATGCTGTCTACTGTGCAGTCATTTTCCCTGAGTTTCTCAAGGAGTTGGCTGCCATCTCCCAGGCGCACGCTGTCACCTCACCTTTCTTGTTGGATACTTCCGAGGAGGGGTCTGGCCCTCCTGTCTCAGGCTTCGGGCCCCTCAATCCTTAA